In the genome of Streptococcus oralis, one region contains:
- a CDS encoding tetratricopeptide repeat protein, whose amino-acid sequence MNNSQRMLQALDEQDLSKADQYFHKALETDSSEVLYELASYLEVIGFYPQAKEIYQNIVTEFPEVNLNLASIVSEDGNVEEAFAYLEEITPESDWYVSALALKADLYQLEGLTDVAREKLLEALNYSDDPLLVFGLAELDSELGNYQEAIQGYAQLDNRSIYEQTGVSTYQRIGYAYAQLGKFEAATEFLEKALELEYDDQTAFELASLYFDQEEYQKSVLYFKQIDTISPDFEGYEYGYSQALHKEHQIEEALRIAKQGLEKNPFETRLLLAASQFSYELHDASAAEQFLLTAKEDAEDLEEIFLRLATIYMEQERYEDIIALQSQEPENLLTKWMIARSYQEIEDLDKAYELYQELSSDLKDNPEFLEQYTYLLRELGYFEEAKVQAKAYLKIVPDDVQMQELLETL is encoded by the coding sequence GTGAACAATAGTCAACGTATGCTCCAGGCTTTGGATGAACAGGATTTAAGCAAAGCGGATCAGTATTTTCACAAAGCCCTCGAAACAGATTCAAGTGAAGTTCTTTACGAACTAGCAAGCTATCTTGAGGTAATTGGCTTTTATCCTCAAGCAAAAGAAATTTACCAAAATATCGTTACAGAATTTCCAGAAGTGAATCTGAACTTAGCCAGCATTGTTAGCGAGGATGGCAATGTTGAGGAAGCCTTTGCTTACCTTGAGGAAATCACACCTGAAAGTGACTGGTATGTATCGGCCTTGGCCTTGAAGGCTGACCTCTATCAGTTGGAAGGATTGACAGATGTAGCGCGTGAAAAGTTACTGGAAGCCTTAAACTACTCAGACGATCCCTTATTAGTTTTTGGTTTGGCTGAGTTGGATAGCGAGTTAGGGAATTATCAGGAAGCTATTCAGGGTTATGCTCAATTAGACAATCGCTCTATCTATGAGCAAACGGGCGTCTCAACTTATCAGCGAATTGGCTATGCTTATGCCCAGTTAGGCAAGTTTGAAGCTGCAACTGAATTCTTAGAAAAAGCCTTAGAACTAGAATACGATGACCAAACTGCCTTTGAACTGGCTAGTCTTTACTTTGACCAAGAAGAGTATCAAAAATCTGTTCTTTACTTTAAGCAGATTGATACCATTTCACCAGATTTTGAAGGATATGAGTATGGTTATAGTCAAGCCTTGCACAAGGAACATCAGATAGAAGAAGCACTTCGTATCGCTAAACAAGGTTTGGAGAAAAATCCATTTGAAACTCGGCTCTTGCTAGCAGCCTCACAGTTTTCATATGAATTGCATGATGCTAGTGCTGCAGAGCAGTTTCTCCTTACTGCCAAAGAAGATGCAGAAGACCTTGAGGAGATTTTCCTTCGTCTCGCAACCATTTATATGGAACAAGAACGGTATGAGGATATCATCGCTCTTCAAAGTCAAGAACCAGAAAATCTCTTGACCAAGTGGATGATTGCCCGTTCATATCAGGAAATCGAGGATTTAGATAAGGCCTATGAGCTCTATCAAGAACTGTCATCTGACCTCAAGGACAATCCAGAGTTTCTGGAGCAATATACTTATCTCTTGCGTGAATTGGGATATTTTGAAGAAGCCAAAGTACAAGCCAAAGCTTATTTAAAAATCGTTCCAGATGATGTTCAGATGCAAGAACTCTTAGAAACACTTTAA
- a CDS encoding amino acid ABC transporter ATP-binding protein: MLELRNINKAFGGKQILTNFSLSIPEKQILAIVGPSGGGKTTLLRMLAGLETIDSGEIYYNGESLALDELEKRNLLGFVFQDFQLFPHLSVLDNLTLSPVKTMGMKQEEAEKKARGLLEQLGLAGHADAYPFSLSGGQKQRVALARAMMIDPEIIGYDEPTSALDPELRLEVEKLILQNRELGMTQIVVTHDLQFAENIADVLLKVEPK; the protein is encoded by the coding sequence ATGTTAGAATTACGAAACATCAACAAGGCCTTTGGTGGCAAACAAATCTTAACTAATTTCAGCCTATCAATTCCTGAAAAGCAAATCCTGGCAATCGTAGGTCCATCAGGAGGTGGCAAGACCACCTTGTTACGTATGCTAGCTGGATTGGAAACAATCGATTCAGGGGAAATTTACTATAACGGCGAATCGCTAGCTTTAGACGAACTAGAAAAGCGCAACCTACTAGGATTTGTCTTCCAAGATTTTCAACTTTTCCCTCATTTATCAGTTCTGGACAATTTGACCCTATCGCCTGTGAAAACTATGGGAATGAAGCAGGAAGAGGCTGAGAAGAAGGCGCGTGGACTCTTGGAACAGTTAGGACTAGCAGGGCATGCAGATGCTTATCCCTTCTCACTATCAGGTGGGCAAAAGCAGCGGGTGGCTTTGGCGCGTGCTATGATGATTGACCCAGAAATCATTGGTTACGATGAACCAACTTCTGCCTTGGATCCAGAATTACGCTTGGAAGTGGAAAAACTGATTTTGCAAAATAGGGAACTTGGGATGACGCAAATTGTGGTTACCCACGATTTACAATTCGCTGAAAATATTGCAGATGTATTATTAAAAGTAGAGCCTAAATAG
- a CDS encoding amino acid ABC transporter permease, translating into MSYLFEILPSLLSGASMTLQVFVLVLIFSIPLGVLIAFALQVHWKLLHYLINIYIWIMRGTPLLLQLIFIYYVLPNIGIRLDRLPAAIIAFVLNYAAYFAEIFRGGIDTIPKGQYEAAKVLKFSPFATVRYIILPQVTKIVLPSVFNEVMSLVKDTSLVYALGISDLILASRTAANRDASLVPMFLAGAIYLILIGIVTILAKKVEKKYSYYR; encoded by the coding sequence ATGTCTTATTTGTTTGAGATATTACCGAGTTTATTGAGCGGTGCAAGCATGACTTTACAGGTTTTTGTACTGGTCTTGATTTTTTCTATTCCCTTGGGCGTTTTGATTGCCTTTGCCTTGCAAGTCCATTGGAAACTCCTCCATTATCTGATCAACATTTATATCTGGATCATGCGGGGAACACCCTTGCTCTTGCAATTGATCTTTATCTATTATGTGCTCCCAAATATTGGGATTCGTTTGGATCGCCTTCCTGCGGCTATTATTGCCTTTGTTTTGAATTATGCGGCTTACTTTGCTGAAATCTTCCGTGGGGGGATTGATACCATTCCTAAGGGGCAATATGAGGCTGCTAAGGTCTTGAAGTTTAGCCCTTTTGCCACAGTGCGCTATATCATCTTACCACAGGTGACCAAGATTGTTCTTCCTAGTGTATTTAATGAAGTCATGAGTTTGGTCAAGGATACTTCTCTGGTCTATGCTCTAGGGATTTCAGATTTGATTTTGGCTAGTCGTACAGCAGCCAATCGTGATGCTAGTCTGGTTCCTATGTTCTTGGCAGGAGCAATTTACTTGATTTTGATTGGTATTGTGACTATCCTTGCCAAAAAAGTTGAGAAGAAGTACAGTTACTATAGATAG
- a CDS encoding amino acid ABC transporter substrate-binding protein, which translates to MKKLMLVLVSLMTALFLAACGKNSSETSGDNWSKYESNKSITIGFDSTFVPMGFAQKDGSYEGFDIDLATAVFEKYGITVNWQPIDWDLKEAELTKGTIDLIWNGYSATDERREKVAFSNSYMKNEQVLVTKKSSGITTAKGMTGKTLGAQAGSSGYADFEGKPAILKDIVANNEANQYQTFNEALIDLKNDRIDGLLIDRVYANYYLEAEGILNDYNVFTVGLETEAFAVGARKEDTTLVNKINEGFSSLYKDGKFQEISQKWFGEDVATKEVQEGQ; encoded by the coding sequence ATGAAAAAATTGATGCTTGTATTAGTCAGTCTAATGACTGCTTTGTTCTTAGCAGCTTGTGGGAAAAATTCTAGTGAAACTAGTGGAGATAATTGGTCTAAGTACGAGTCTAACAAGTCTATTACTATTGGGTTTGATAGTACTTTTGTTCCAATGGGATTTGCTCAGAAAGATGGTTCCTATGAGGGATTTGATATTGATTTAGCTACAGCTGTTTTTGAAAAATACGGAATTACGGTAAATTGGCAACCGATTGATTGGGATTTGAAAGAAGCTGAATTGACAAAAGGAACGATTGATCTGATTTGGAATGGCTATTCCGCTACAGACGAACGTCGTGAAAAGGTAGCATTCAGTAACTCATATATGAAGAATGAGCAGGTATTGGTTACTAAGAAATCGTCAGGTATCACGACTGCAAAAGGTATGACTGGAAAGACTTTGGGAGCTCAAGCTGGTTCATCTGGTTATGCGGACTTTGAAGGAAAGCCAGCGATTTTGAAGGATATTGTCGCTAATAATGAAGCGAATCAATACCAAACTTTTAACGAAGCCTTGATTGATTTGAAAAACGATCGAATTGACGGCCTATTGATTGATCGTGTCTATGCAAATTATTATTTAGAAGCAGAAGGCATTTTAAACGATTATAATGTCTTTACAGTTGGACTAGAAACAGAAGCTTTTGCAGTTGGAGCACGTAAGGAAGATACTACTCTGGTTAATAAGATAAATGAAGGATTTTCTAGTCTTTACAAGGATGGTAAGTTCCAAGAAATTAGTCAAAAATGGTTTGGAGAAGATGTAGCAACCAAAGAAGTTCAAGAAGGACAGTGA